The Halorientalis sp. IM1011 genome window below encodes:
- a CDS encoding PGF-CTERM sorting domain-containing protein: MSRTPIRTVAAFTLLAGLLLVGGAGTATADDGAQLTVTNATVEEDETRTLRLALSRAPAGLSGYEVTLELAEDGVAEVRNASYPDAFRLTTDPSVSGDGQRVTLEAAVTDTPPGATNVTLATVEVAGTGGGTTAVRVTDAQVDADNGSRVAPASDPGWVAVEPLASDGGAGSDGSGGADGGGSIGDTAGDPADDPGSGDSTSPTGTAGPGFGGVVTLVALLTVALLVRRRR; this comes from the coding sequence ATGTCACGAACCCCTATCCGAACGGTCGCGGCCTTCACCCTCCTCGCCGGCCTGCTGCTGGTCGGCGGGGCCGGGACGGCGACGGCCGACGACGGCGCACAGCTGACCGTCACGAACGCAACGGTCGAGGAAGACGAGACGCGCACGCTCCGGCTCGCACTCTCCCGTGCCCCGGCCGGGCTGTCGGGCTACGAGGTGACCCTCGAACTCGCCGAGGACGGCGTCGCCGAAGTCCGCAACGCCAGCTATCCGGACGCGTTCCGGCTGACGACCGATCCGTCCGTCTCCGGCGACGGCCAGCGCGTGACCCTCGAAGCCGCCGTGACCGACACGCCCCCCGGCGCGACGAACGTCACGCTGGCGACCGTCGAGGTCGCGGGCACCGGCGGCGGGACCACCGCCGTCCGCGTCACCGACGCACAGGTCGACGCCGACAACGGAAGCCGGGTCGCACCGGCCTCCGATCCCGGATGGGTCGCCGTGGAACCGCTGGCCAGCGACGGCGGTGCCGGCTCGGACGGCAGTGGCGGGGCCGACGGTGGCGGCTCGATCGGCGATACCGCCGGCGATCCGGCCGACGACCCCGGTTCGGGAGACTCCACCTCTCCGACCGGGACCGCCGGTCCCGGCTTCGGCGGGGTCGTCACACTCGTGGCCCTGCTGACCGTGGCGCTGCTGGTGCGCCGGCGGCGCTGA
- the thsB gene encoding thermosome subunit beta, translated as MRGQPMIIMGEDAQRMKDKDAQEHNIAAARAVAESVQSTLGPKGMDKMLVSSMGSVTVTNDGVTILQEMDIDNPTAEMIVEVAETQEDEAGDGTTTAVATAGELLKQAQDLLDQDIHPTAMIKGFDIASKHAQAEIDDIAESVDPDDEETIRKVAETSMTGKGAELNKEHLSQLIYDAVQAVTVEADDGSSVVDLEFLNIETQEGSSAGNSELLEGAVIDKDPVHEDMPTDLEDASVMLLDQPIEIEEAEADASLSVDSPDQLQSFIEQEEEQLRAKVDAIVDSGADVVFCQKGIDDMAQHYLAKEGILALRRVKKTDMQFLAEVLGASIVSDLDTVEADDLGTGDLTRDDDAELFYVEGSDSHGVTLLLRGSTEHVVDELERGISDALDVVAATVSDGRVLAGGGAVEVELARRVRDHADSVEGREQLAVEAFADALELVPRVLAENSGLDPIDTLVDLRAAHDDGEERAGLNVFTGDVEDTYEAGVVEPAHAKEQALSSATEAANLVLKIDDIISAGDLSTEGDGEEGGPGGAPGGMGGMGGMGGGMGGMM; from the coding sequence ATGCGCGGTCAGCCGATGATCATCATGGGCGAGGACGCCCAGCGCATGAAAGACAAGGACGCTCAGGAACACAACATCGCGGCTGCCCGCGCGGTCGCCGAATCGGTACAGTCGACACTCGGCCCGAAGGGCATGGACAAGATGCTCGTCTCCTCGATGGGGTCGGTCACCGTCACGAACGACGGCGTGACCATCCTCCAGGAGATGGACATCGACAACCCGACCGCCGAGATGATCGTCGAAGTCGCCGAGACCCAGGAGGACGAGGCCGGCGACGGCACGACGACGGCGGTCGCCACGGCGGGCGAACTCCTCAAGCAGGCCCAGGACCTGCTCGATCAGGACATCCACCCGACGGCGATGATCAAGGGCTTCGACATCGCCAGCAAGCACGCCCAGGCCGAGATCGACGACATCGCCGAGTCCGTCGACCCCGACGACGAGGAGACCATCCGCAAAGTCGCGGAGACCTCCATGACCGGCAAGGGCGCGGAACTCAACAAGGAACACCTCAGCCAGCTCATCTACGACGCCGTGCAGGCCGTCACCGTCGAGGCCGACGACGGCTCCAGCGTCGTCGACCTGGAGTTCCTCAACATCGAGACCCAGGAAGGCAGCTCCGCGGGCAACTCCGAACTGCTCGAGGGCGCAGTCATCGACAAGGACCCCGTCCACGAGGACATGCCGACCGACCTCGAGGACGCCTCCGTCATGCTACTCGACCAGCCCATCGAGATCGAGGAGGCCGAGGCCGACGCCTCCCTCTCGGTCGACAGCCCCGACCAGCTCCAGTCCTTCATCGAGCAGGAAGAAGAGCAGCTCCGCGCCAAGGTCGACGCCATCGTCGACAGCGGGGCCGACGTGGTCTTCTGTCAGAAGGGCATCGACGACATGGCCCAGCACTACCTCGCCAAAGAAGGTATCCTGGCCCTGCGCCGCGTCAAGAAGACGGACATGCAGTTCCTCGCGGAAGTGCTCGGCGCGAGCATCGTCTCCGACCTCGACACCGTCGAGGCCGACGACCTCGGCACCGGCGATCTGACCCGCGACGACGACGCCGAACTGTTCTACGTCGAGGGGTCGGACAGCCACGGCGTAACGCTCCTGCTGCGTGGCTCCACCGAACACGTCGTCGACGAACTCGAACGCGGCATCAGTGACGCGCTCGACGTCGTCGCCGCTACCGTTTCGGACGGCCGCGTGCTGGCCGGCGGCGGTGCCGTCGAGGTCGAACTCGCCCGCCGCGTCCGCGACCACGCCGACTCCGTCGAGGGCCGCGAACAGCTGGCCGTCGAGGCCTTCGCCGACGCGCTGGAACTCGTCCCCCGCGTCCTGGCCGAGAACTCCGGGCTCGACCCCATCGACACGCTGGTCGACCTGCGGGCCGCCCACGACGACGGCGAGGAACGGGCCGGCCTGAACGTCTTCACCGGCGACGTCGAAGACACCTACGAGGCCGGCGTCGTCGAACCGGCCCACGCCAAGGAACAGGCCCTCTCGTCGGCCACCGAGGCCGCGAACCTCGTGCTGAAGATCGACGACATCATCTCCGCCGGCGACCTCTCGACCGAGGGCGACGGCGAGGAAGGCGGCCCCGGCGGCGCGCCCGGCGGTATGGGCGGCATGGGCGGCATGGGCGGCGGTATGGGCGGCATGATGTAG
- a CDS encoding alpha/beta fold hydrolase, which produces MSTPAVEETTLDTTGLEFAALTCGDGDRDALLLHGFPDSPRTFVPLMERLADAGYTCYAPYMRGYGETERPPTEPGNYSPMMLASDVFALTGELDDPDPLVVGHDWGGMAVTTAAVTGGQGLGTCVSMAIPPNFWSQFDDYATQAMRSWYMNQFQVPGHGEEIVRANDFALIERLWQLWSPDWDYDAAHLDAVKDTFRAGETVEAALRYYRDFFDMFLPRRRSEQEIAGIDAPTLVLAGAHDGCIGADLFEGVTDCFDARADLEILNNAGHFLHAERPDAVADRILSFAD; this is translated from the coding sequence ATGTCCACGCCAGCAGTCGAAGAGACGACGCTCGACACGACCGGGCTGGAGTTCGCCGCGCTGACCTGTGGGGACGGGGATCGCGACGCCCTGCTGTTGCACGGGTTCCCGGACTCTCCCCGCACCTTCGTCCCGCTGATGGAACGACTCGCCGACGCCGGCTACACCTGTTACGCCCCGTACATGCGCGGGTACGGCGAGACCGAGCGACCGCCGACCGAGCCGGGCAACTACTCGCCCATGATGCTCGCCTCGGACGTGTTCGCGCTGACCGGCGAACTCGACGACCCCGACCCGCTCGTGGTGGGCCACGACTGGGGCGGGATGGCGGTCACGACGGCAGCGGTCACCGGCGGGCAGGGGCTCGGGACCTGTGTCTCGATGGCGATCCCGCCGAACTTCTGGTCGCAGTTCGACGACTACGCCACGCAAGCGATGCGGAGCTGGTACATGAACCAGTTCCAGGTCCCCGGCCACGGCGAGGAGATCGTCCGCGCGAACGACTTCGCGCTGATCGAACGACTCTGGCAACTCTGGAGCCCCGACTGGGACTACGACGCGGCCCACCTCGACGCGGTGAAGGACACCTTCCGGGCCGGCGAGACCGTCGAGGCCGCCCTGCGGTACTACCGCGATTTCTTCGACATGTTCCTGCCCCGCCGTCGGTCCGAACAGGAGATCGCCGGCATCGACGCCCCCACGCTCGTACTCGCGGGCGCGCACGACGGCTGTATCGGGGCCGACCTCTTCGAGGGCGTCACCGACTGCTTCGACGCCCGCGCCGACCTGGAGATCCTGAACAACGCCGGTCACTTCCTGCACGCCGAACGGCCCGACGCCGTCGCCGACCGGATCCTCTCGTTTGCCGACTGA
- a CDS encoding TetR/AcrR family transcriptional regulator gives MSDARDDIMEATYRALCTHGYADLTMQDIADEAELSKAALHYHYDSKRELLESFLEFLYDRFTERVSDPAGETAPERLRALVDAVLYPPVEDDDERVAFKTALLELKAQGPYDDGIRDRLQQFGEFLRGEVRAVIDDGIEAGTIDSGIDPDDAARFLVTALDGASTKQVAVGQDPDCARRMLTAYIEGTLTVDGPDREPQEVGPE, from the coding sequence ATGAGCGACGCGCGCGACGATATTATGGAGGCGACCTACCGTGCGCTCTGCACCCACGGATACGCCGATCTGACGATGCAGGACATCGCGGACGAGGCCGAGTTGAGCAAGGCGGCGTTGCACTACCACTACGACAGCAAACGGGAACTGCTGGAGTCGTTTCTGGAGTTCCTCTACGACAGGTTCACCGAGCGCGTGAGCGACCCGGCGGGCGAGACCGCACCAGAGCGCCTGCGGGCGCTGGTCGACGCGGTCCTCTACCCGCCGGTCGAGGACGACGACGAGCGAGTGGCGTTCAAGACCGCCCTGCTCGAACTGAAGGCGCAGGGCCCCTACGACGATGGGATCCGCGACCGCCTCCAGCAGTTCGGCGAGTTCCTCCGCGGGGAGGTCCGGGCTGTCATCGACGACGGGATCGAGGCGGGAACGATCGATTCCGGGATCGATCCCGACGACGCCGCCCGGTTTCTGGTGACGGCGCTGGACGGCGCGAGCACGAAACAGGTCGCGGTCGGGCAGGACCCCGACTGTGCCCGCCGGATGCTCACCGCCTACATCGAGGGGACGCTGACGGTCGACGGCCCAGACCGGGAACCACAGGAGGTCGGTCCCGAATGA
- a CDS encoding MATE family efflux transporter, which translates to MSIRERLSGLFVGQEELELTSGPIAKPLFYLSLPIVITNLLQVTYNLADTFWLGQYSTVALAAITFGFPLVFLLISLGMGLSVAGSVLVAQYTGADETAEAEYAASQTVTFALLFSATLGLAGFFVVGDFLSLIGASGPVLPPATDYMEVVTLGLPFMFGFIVFIALMRGSGDTITPMLVMLGTVVLNVALDPFLIFGWGPFPELGVQGAAIATVFSRGLAMAVGVAIMIGGRRGIQINVRDMVPDLAYARRLLRIGVPASVEGTSRAVSVNLLLVIVATFSVTVEAAFGVGVRVFSTIFMPAIAVDRGVETMTGQNIGAGKPDRAATANHFAAKASFVILAALGVVTFAVAPAVMSIFSDDPAVISEGANFLRIVAPTFGCIGAVRAYSGGFRGAGKVLTAAGISILMLGLIRLPIAWFGAQIYGPNGVWASFAISNVLAATIAYLWFKRGTWREADLTDDEGEGGEETEMGSPTAATDD; encoded by the coding sequence ATGAGCATCCGCGAGCGCCTGAGCGGTCTGTTCGTGGGCCAGGAGGAACTGGAACTGACGAGCGGCCCCATCGCCAAGCCGCTGTTCTATCTCTCCCTGCCGATCGTCATCACCAATCTGTTGCAGGTCACCTACAACCTCGCGGACACGTTCTGGCTCGGCCAGTACAGTACCGTGGCGCTGGCGGCGATCACCTTCGGCTTTCCGCTCGTCTTCCTGCTGATCTCGCTGGGGATGGGGCTCTCGGTCGCGGGGAGCGTGCTGGTCGCCCAGTACACCGGGGCCGACGAGACCGCCGAGGCCGAGTACGCAGCCTCCCAGACGGTGACCTTCGCCCTGCTGTTCTCGGCGACGCTCGGGCTGGCCGGCTTCTTCGTCGTCGGGGACTTCCTGTCGCTGATCGGGGCCTCCGGACCGGTCTTGCCCCCGGCGACCGACTACATGGAGGTCGTCACCCTCGGGCTGCCCTTCATGTTCGGGTTCATCGTGTTCATCGCGCTGATGCGGGGCTCGGGCGACACGATCACACCCATGCTCGTCATGCTCGGGACCGTGGTCCTGAACGTCGCGCTGGACCCGTTCCTGATCTTCGGCTGGGGCCCCTTCCCCGAACTCGGCGTGCAGGGGGCGGCTATCGCGACCGTCTTCTCGCGCGGGCTGGCGATGGCCGTCGGCGTCGCGATCATGATCGGCGGGCGGCGCGGCATCCAGATCAACGTCCGCGATATGGTCCCCGACCTGGCCTACGCTCGCCGTCTCCTGCGGATCGGGGTGCCGGCCTCCGTCGAGGGGACCAGCCGTGCGGTGTCGGTCAACCTGTTGCTGGTGATCGTCGCGACGTTCTCCGTCACCGTGGAGGCGGCCTTCGGCGTGGGTGTCCGGGTATTCTCGACGATCTTCATGCCCGCTATCGCGGTCGACCGGGGCGTCGAGACCATGACTGGGCAGAACATCGGCGCGGGCAAGCCCGACCGCGCCGCGACCGCCAACCACTTCGCCGCGAAGGCCTCCTTCGTGATCCTCGCGGCGCTGGGCGTCGTGACCTTCGCGGTCGCACCGGCGGTGATGAGTATCTTCTCGGACGACCCGGCGGTGATCTCGGAGGGCGCGAACTTCCTCCGGATTGTCGCACCCACGTTCGGCTGTATCGGCGCTGTGCGGGCATACAGCGGTGGGTTCCGCGGAGCCGGAAAGGTGCTGACTGCCGCCGGTATCTCCATCCTCATGCTGGGGCTCATTCGCCTGCCGATCGCCTGGTTCGGGGCGCAGATATACGGCCCGAACGGCGTCTGGGCCTCCTTTGCCATCTCGAACGTCCTCGCCGCGACCATCGCGTACCTCTGGTTCAAGCGAGGCACCTGGCGCGAGGCCGACCTCACCGACGACGAGGGCGAGGGCGGTGAGGAGACGGAGATGGGCAGTCCCACGGCCGCGACCGACGACTAG
- a CDS encoding AEC family transporter codes for MSLVSVLGSAVLPVVAVAAIGYALGWTKDVAVEPLSDITLYVLAPALVFYSLVTTPISGPTVARLFAGVALFTVGMVALAEVVGRALGEDEPVLGALVLTSTFSNAGNYGIPLSAFAFGALGRSTAVLYIVAQSVLMYTVGVYVAARGDAGSALGAVTRVFRLPLVYALAAAAVVRVGDLAPPTDTAVMETIRLTGDAAIPVMLLMLGIQLANSSGGSSVARTAPASALKLLVAPVLAAGVALAVGLTGTVGRVFVLECAMPAAVTPLMLTIEFGSSDTTAGISAADYVSTTILVTTLASLVTLTGLIVFLQTGVIL; via the coding sequence GTGTCGCTGGTATCGGTACTGGGATCGGCGGTATTGCCGGTCGTGGCCGTCGCCGCGATCGGGTACGCGCTCGGCTGGACCAAGGACGTCGCCGTCGAACCGCTCTCCGATATCACGCTGTACGTCCTCGCGCCGGCACTCGTCTTCTACAGTCTGGTGACGACCCCCATTTCGGGGCCAACGGTCGCACGGCTGTTCGCCGGCGTGGCGCTGTTCACCGTCGGGATGGTGGCGCTCGCGGAGGTGGTCGGGCGTGCGCTCGGCGAGGACGAACCCGTCCTCGGAGCGCTCGTCCTGACGAGCACGTTCTCGAACGCGGGCAACTACGGTATCCCGCTGTCGGCCTTTGCCTTCGGGGCCCTGGGGCGGAGTACGGCCGTCCTCTACATCGTCGCCCAGTCCGTGCTGATGTACACGGTCGGAGTCTACGTCGCCGCCCGCGGCGACGCCGGGTCGGCACTGGGCGCAGTCACGCGGGTCTTCCGGCTCCCGCTCGTCTACGCGCTTGCCGCCGCGGCCGTCGTCCGGGTGGGTGACCTCGCGCCGCCGACCGACACCGCCGTGATGGAGACGATCCGGCTCACCGGTGACGCCGCGATCCCCGTCATGTTGCTCATGCTCGGCATCCAGCTGGCGAACTCGAGCGGCGGGAGTTCCGTCGCACGGACGGCCCCGGCGAGCGCGCTCAAGCTACTGGTCGCGCCCGTCCTCGCCGCCGGCGTCGCCCTCGCCGTCGGGCTGACGGGGACGGTCGGCCGGGTGTTCGTCCTCGAATGCGCGATGCCGGCGGCGGTGACGCCGCTGATGCTGACGATCGAATTCGGATCCAGCGATACCACCGCGGGGATTTCGGCCGCGGACTACGTGAGCACGACGATCCTCGTCACCACGCTGGCGAGTCTGGTGACGCTGACCGGCCTGATCGTGTTCTTGCAGACGGGAGTGATCCTCTAG
- a CDS encoding alkaline phosphatase PhoX, whose translation MVDLNRRNLMKSSVAAALGASVVGIAGGSETEIPESDTSGAPSVVGDIKRFSTTAYGAEVTGPFVFENGGLLYSLQHPSGDNPEPFDRAGVGYFSDFTFELDGDNDDFAEVPVPTTDAEQGRVRAANHEYVLLAQGREPIDGGSERLGVAQTPDGTDISLDTFEGTQYGGAATNPDCNQFVPTNDAGTEGYLFTNWENSPGNVSRIPISMTEDGEWEADLENAINLANTEPLRELGGTRINCYGDLSPWDTMLSSEENYAHPRVSRTNTVGDIVDAGSGEGMIGGCQFWNRPNPSDCTEHLDFSPQGYWALSGVEFLAYYLGAERVDQGSDSNTTEPISDVYPNPYRYGYHVDVREPTADPPQPVKYYVMGRAAWEAPNIQADRKTAYGLSDGDSKGIYKFVADAEIDGYDDPMDVEGTLYAPKITNDAASAEDAGVRNNPAETDLLIDWLPLGHASQRECEQWIAEYDDVTQVDYLEAHTERWSEGDEVTDEVLAEADQYVVENGNRNYITNEEIVEWAEQYEEHGYDGVDEDLRRVPFLETRAAAKEIGASIEFNKAEGVDSRDGAGPGEFVYFGISEFNDALADEEGDVQLDRIDGGIIYRGELEQDYNVSRLEPVVVGPDFVASDRQADGDDGVANIDNVYVMDDGRVLCCEDGFKSGPANFPNDGLYVYQPPVDVDVESLAIASGGSGETDLTVSSLPNGFSGARLTVSTSDDGVAEITGASYDDALGMTAEPEVAGDGQSVELRVADLDGEVQPGAQNVTLGTLVLEATGTGTTDLEVSVRDMDDEVGSEIDVQERTGVVVTGPPAIGSGPGGTAPTDPDGDGRYEDVNGNGRMDYADIELLFENLDDESVTMNVEAYDFNENGQIDYDDVVELYEEQ comes from the coding sequence ATGGTGGATCTCAATCGGCGAAACCTGATGAAATCGTCAGTCGCTGCCGCACTGGGGGCCAGTGTGGTGGGAATTGCCGGCGGTTCGGAGACCGAAATCCCGGAGAGCGATACGTCCGGTGCACCGAGCGTCGTCGGCGATATCAAGCGCTTCTCCACGACGGCCTACGGTGCGGAGGTCACGGGCCCGTTCGTCTTCGAGAACGGCGGCCTGCTGTACAGCCTCCAGCACCCGAGCGGTGACAATCCGGAACCGTTCGACCGGGCCGGTGTCGGCTACTTCAGCGACTTCACCTTCGAGCTGGACGGGGACAACGACGACTTCGCGGAAGTCCCGGTCCCGACCACTGACGCGGAGCAGGGCCGCGTTCGCGCGGCCAACCACGAGTACGTGTTGCTCGCTCAGGGCCGCGAACCGATCGACGGCGGGAGCGAACGGCTCGGCGTCGCCCAGACGCCCGACGGCACCGATATCTCGCTCGATACCTTCGAAGGCACCCAGTACGGTGGTGCCGCGACCAACCCGGACTGTAACCAGTTCGTCCCCACGAACGACGCGGGCACCGAGGGGTATCTGTTCACCAACTGGGAGAACAGCCCGGGGAACGTCAGCCGCATCCCGATCAGCATGACCGAGGACGGCGAGTGGGAGGCCGACCTGGAGAACGCGATCAACCTCGCCAACACGGAGCCCCTCCGAGAACTCGGCGGGACCCGGATCAACTGTTACGGCGATCTCAGCCCCTGGGACACGATGCTCTCCTCCGAGGAGAACTACGCACACCCGCGCGTCTCTCGTACCAACACGGTCGGCGACATCGTCGACGCCGGCTCCGGCGAGGGCATGATCGGCGGCTGCCAGTTCTGGAACCGACCGAACCCAAGCGACTGCACGGAGCACCTCGACTTCTCCCCACAGGGATACTGGGCGCTCAGCGGCGTCGAGTTCCTGGCGTACTACCTCGGTGCCGAGCGTGTCGACCAGGGCAGCGACTCCAACACGACCGAACCGATTTCGGACGTCTACCCGAACCCATACCGGTACGGCTACCACGTCGACGTCCGCGAGCCGACCGCCGACCCGCCCCAGCCGGTCAAGTACTACGTCATGGGCCGGGCCGCCTGGGAAGCCCCGAACATCCAGGCCGACCGGAAGACCGCCTACGGGCTCTCCGACGGCGACAGCAAGGGCATCTACAAGTTCGTCGCCGACGCGGAGATCGACGGCTACGACGACCCGATGGACGTCGAGGGTACGCTGTACGCGCCGAAGATCACGAACGACGCGGCCTCAGCCGAGGACGCAGGCGTTCGCAACAACCCTGCCGAAACCGACCTCCTGATCGACTGGCTCCCGCTCGGGCACGCCAGCCAGCGCGAGTGCGAGCAGTGGATCGCCGAGTACGACGACGTGACCCAGGTCGACTATCTCGAAGCCCACACCGAACGCTGGAGCGAGGGCGACGAGGTCACCGACGAGGTGCTGGCCGAAGCCGACCAGTACGTCGTCGAGAACGGGAACCGGAACTACATCACCAACGAGGAGATCGTCGAGTGGGCCGAACAGTACGAGGAACACGGCTACGACGGCGTCGACGAGGACCTCCGGAGAGTGCCGTTTCTGGAGACCCGAGCGGCCGCCAAGGAGATCGGAGCGTCCATCGAGTTCAACAAGGCCGAAGGCGTCGACAGCCGGGACGGTGCCGGCCCCGGTGAGTTCGTCTACTTCGGCATCTCGGAGTTCAACGACGCCCTGGCCGACGAGGAGGGCGACGTTCAGCTCGACCGCATCGACGGCGGCATCATCTACCGCGGCGAACTGGAGCAGGATTACAACGTCTCCCGGCTCGAACCCGTCGTCGTCGGCCCCGACTTCGTCGCGAGCGATCGGCAGGCGGACGGCGACGACGGTGTGGCCAACATCGACAACGTCTACGTGATGGACGACGGTCGCGTCCTCTGCTGTGAGGACGGCTTCAAGTCGGGTCCCGCGAACTTCCCCAACGACGGGCTCTACGTCTATCAGCCGCCTGTCGACGTCGACGTCGAATCCCTCGCCATCGCCAGCGGCGGCTCCGGCGAGACCGATCTCACTGTGTCCTCGCTCCCGAACGGCTTCTCGGGCGCACGGCTCACCGTCTCGACCAGCGACGACGGCGTCGCCGAGATCACGGGCGCGAGCTACGACGACGCGCTCGGGATGACCGCCGAACCCGAGGTAGCCGGGGACGGCCAGTCGGTCGAACTCCGCGTCGCGGACCTCGACGGCGAGGTCCAGCCCGGCGCACAGAACGTCACGCTCGGCACGCTCGTACTCGAAGCGACCGGTACCGGCACCACCGATCTCGAAGTGTCCGTCCGCGACATGGACGACGAAGTCGGCAGCGAGATCGACGTGCAGGAACGCACGGGCGTCGTCGTCACCGGCCCACCCGCCATCGGCAGCGGTCCGGGCGGCACGGCCCCGACCGACCCCGACGGCGACGGCCGCTACGAGGACGTCAACGGCAACGGTCGCATGGACTACGCCGACATCGAACTCCTGTTCGAGAACCTCGACGACGAGTCCGTGACGATGAACGTCGAAGCCTACGACTTCAACGAGAACGGCCAGATCGACTACGACGACGTGGTCGAACTGTACGAAGAGCAGTAA